Genomic window (Salinibacterium sp. M195):
GGCAGCCGGGTGGGCCGATGCTCGCAGGTGGGGCTTGGCATCCGTGGTCGATCTCCGTTGCCCGCAGGAGATTGGTCCCGGCGAGGGCGATCACGCCATTGCCGAGGACGTGCTCGCGGGCATCACGATCGTCAATGCTCCAACGGAAGACCAAGACGACCCTGAATTCTGGGAGACATGCGCCCCCATCTTGGACTCCCCTGAATACTGGGCGCACAACTGGCGACTGCAGCCCCAGCTCGTGCGTGCTTCACTCGACGCCATCGCGAACTCCGCTCCCGGAATTCTGGTGCATTGCAGCGCCGGCCGAGATCGCACCGGAATGATCAGCGCTCTCCTGCTCGGCAATGCCGGAGTCGCACCCGCTGCTGTAGCAGCCGACTACGCCAACTCTGTGCGCACGATGGCCACCATTGCTCAGCTGGCACCTGGCGTAGATCAGCAGCCAGTGCGGTCATCCGAAGAAGTGGACGAATGGATGCTCGACAAATTGCCCATCGTTCAGGACGTGGCGGCGCACACGAACAAGATTTTCGACATACTCGGTGTCTCAAGTGCGACTCGCACCGTGCTTCGCGCGTTGCTCGTCGTCGAGTAGCCGTATCGGGCAGTATGGTCCCATGCGCGCAGAAAACGTCACAGGGCCGATTGCTTTTCATGGGGAAAGCCCTGTCTGGTGGCCAGCCTGGGGCGGCCTGCGGTTCGTGGATGCCCATGCGGCCGACCTGCTCACCCTCACCGCCGGGGACGTGGAGCGGCTGCACACCCACGAAGACT
Coding sequences:
- a CDS encoding tyrosine-protein phosphatase; its protein translation is MNELTWDGYINARDFGGLPTELSTTGTTISGRIARGPRRERLTAAGWADARRWGLASVVDLRCPQEIGPGEGDHAIAEDVLAGITIVNAPTEDQDDPEFWETCAPILDSPEYWAHNWRLQPQLVRASLDAIANSAPGILVHCSAGRDRTGMISALLLGNAGVAPAAVAADYANSVRTMATIAQLAPGVDQQPVRSSEEVDEWMLDKLPIVQDVAAHTNKIFDILGVSSATRTVLRALLVVE